A stretch of Paenibacillus mucilaginosus 3016 DNA encodes these proteins:
- a CDS encoding metal-dependent hydrolase: MDTITHTLFGLTLYGAVDKAGMTKTERRALLFTTVAGSQIPDIDVISSWWDTTGRYQMWHRGLTHSVFLVPVWAALLAGLVRLFAKVRGWSWFVIALIAVFIHDTSDLFNAWGTGYFEPFSTMRITFGTIPIVDLVFWALMLGGYLFVRFGRGSRVPHKVYRTVWLLMGLYVAAQSAQGYSLYQDASARYEQVALSADFVPGVFTVIGKQGTTVDLLRGSVFTGVKPLATLTSAEPEQADLDRLFEQNPKARTLYEWSPFVVMVNDEQRIGLYDPRFYRNGQSFLFEYMEKKGL, translated from the coding sequence ATGGATACGATTACACATACGCTGTTTGGTCTGACGCTCTATGGGGCCGTGGACAAGGCCGGCATGACGAAGACGGAGCGGCGGGCGCTGCTCTTCACGACAGTGGCCGGCTCGCAGATCCCCGATATCGACGTCATCTCGTCGTGGTGGGATACGACAGGCCGGTACCAGATGTGGCACCGGGGGCTGACGCACTCGGTGTTCCTGGTGCCGGTATGGGCCGCGCTGCTGGCCGGACTCGTCCGCCTTTTCGCCAAGGTACGGGGCTGGAGCTGGTTTGTGATCGCACTGATTGCCGTTTTCATTCACGATACGAGCGACCTCTTCAATGCCTGGGGGACGGGGTATTTCGAGCCCTTCTCCACGATGCGGATCACCTTCGGCACCATCCCGATCGTCGATCTGGTCTTCTGGGCGCTGATGCTCGGCGGCTATCTCTTCGTCCGCTTCGGACGCGGCAGCCGGGTGCCGCACAAGGTCTACCGCACGGTCTGGCTCCTGATGGGACTCTATGTCGCGGCCCAGTCGGCCCAGGGGTATTCCCTGTATCAGGACGCCTCCGCGCGCTACGAGCAGGTGGCCTTGTCCGCCGATTTCGTGCCGGGTGTGTTCACCGTGATCGGCAAGCAGGGGACCACGGTCGACCTGCTCCGCGGCAGTGTGTTCACGGGCGTCAAGCCGCTCGCCACGCTGACGTCCGCGGAACCCGAGCAGGCGGACCTCGACCGCCTCTTCGAGCAGAACCCGAAGGCCCGCACCCTGTACGAATGGTCGCCGTTCGTGGTGATGGTGAACGACGAGCAGCGGATCGGCCTGTACGATCCGCGGTTTTACCGGAACGGCCAATCGTTCCTCTTTGAATATATGGAGAAGAAGGGGCTGTAA
- a CDS encoding ribonuclease H-like YkuK family protein codes for MMFLSPTKGSVTMEEMIGQLHEYVKEDTEAKYKVIIGTDSHTTRRVTTLVTAVIIHRLGKGARFFYRKKSSRPLHDLRTRIYKETELSLELVDILNRAGMSSLLADWPLEIHIDIGQQGDTKVLIQEICGWVTSVGYEARIKPMSFGASAVADRFAE; via the coding sequence ATGATGTTTCTCAGCCCTACGAAAGGTTCCGTCACCATGGAAGAAATGATCGGTCAGCTGCATGAGTATGTCAAGGAAGATACGGAAGCGAAGTACAAGGTCATCATCGGGACGGACTCCCATACGACGCGGCGGGTGACAACACTCGTTACGGCAGTCATTATCCACCGTCTCGGGAAGGGAGCCCGTTTCTTCTACCGCAAAAAGAGCTCGCGCCCGCTGCACGACCTGCGGACGCGGATCTATAAGGAGACCGAGCTGAGCCTCGAGCTCGTGGATATTCTCAACCGTGCAGGCATGAGCAGCCTGCTTGCGGACTGGCCCCTCGAGATCCATATCGATATCGGCCAGCAGGGGGACACGAAGGTGCTCATCCAGGAGATCTGCGGCTGGGTCACCTCGGTCGGTTACGAGGCACGGATCAAGCCGATGTCGTTCGGCGCCAGCGCCGTGGCCGACCGGTTCGCCGAATAG
- a CDS encoding sugar phosphate isomerase/epimerase family protein yields MNMALSIWSCHTYLQNGQWTNADFIRFVAQETKAAGVELLTYFWKGEELEEVRKALAETRIQVAAVGASNNFSHPDPQRRRAEVDEILAAVHLAETFGARIVRVFAGDRPPEGYAFDEVKAWIVEGLREAAAAAAEKDIVLCLENHGVFAGQAGQVQAILDEVGSPYLRSTFDTGNFLLVGEDPTAALEALGPQVAHVHFKDFVPVDEGYAGRAYTGLTGERFAGRIAGEGMIDLPGLLGRLHQDGYRGWLTVEYEGDDEQKLGAAGSLANLARILEGLPA; encoded by the coding sequence ATGAACATGGCACTGAGCATCTGGAGCTGTCACACTTACCTTCAGAACGGGCAGTGGACGAACGCGGACTTTATCCGCTTTGTGGCGCAGGAGACGAAGGCCGCGGGCGTGGAGCTGCTGACGTATTTCTGGAAGGGGGAGGAGCTGGAGGAGGTCCGGAAGGCCTTGGCGGAAACCCGGATCCAGGTGGCTGCGGTAGGCGCCTCCAATAATTTCTCGCACCCGGACCCGCAGCGGCGCCGGGCGGAGGTGGATGAGATCCTTGCTGCGGTGCATCTCGCGGAGACGTTCGGCGCGCGGATCGTGCGGGTGTTCGCCGGCGACCGGCCGCCGGAGGGATACGCCTTCGACGAAGTGAAGGCGTGGATTGTCGAAGGCCTGCGCGAAGCGGCGGCCGCGGCCGCGGAGAAGGACATCGTCCTCTGCCTGGAGAACCACGGCGTCTTCGCGGGCCAAGCCGGGCAGGTCCAGGCGATCCTGGACGAGGTTGGCTCGCCGTACCTGCGCAGCACCTTCGACACGGGGAACTTCCTGCTCGTCGGTGAAGACCCCACAGCGGCCCTGGAAGCCCTGGGCCCGCAGGTGGCGCACGTTCACTTCAAAGACTTCGTTCCCGTGGACGAAGGCTATGCAGGCCGGGCTTACACCGGCCTTACGGGCGAGCGGTTCGCCGGCCGAATCGCCGGCGAGGGCATGATCGACCTGCCGGGGCTGCTCGGCCGCCTGCATCAGGACGGCTACCGAGGCTGGCTCACGGTCGAGTACGAAGGCGACGATGAGCAGAAGCTCGGGGCGGCCGGTTCTCTCGCCAACCTGGCCCGCATCCTCGAAGGGCTGCCGGCATAA
- a CDS encoding carbohydrate ABC transporter permease, which yields MEGSLSLGSGARGRGPVLRRRFGELVIRLALALYALVTLYPLIWLFLSAFKTNDEFHSKPFGLPGQWSFDNFGRAWEVSAMGTSIVNSLLVTVLALVLTLVFGALAAFALARFEFRLKGFWMGLFLLGMLIPVHSTLVPLFILMKKTNLLDTYAALVLPYAAFELPLAVFVIAAFLTSIPKEIEEAALIDGTGYWGIFLRMMLPLSLPALSTVAILGFLRFWNDFAFALVFISKPALKTVPLSLSVFATGYSTDYKLTMAALSIAVLPTILAFLLFQEQIMKGMTAGAVKG from the coding sequence ATGGAAGGCTCACTCTCTCTGGGGAGCGGCGCAAGGGGCAGAGGACCGGTTCTGCGCCGCAGGTTCGGAGAGCTGGTCATTCGGCTGGCTCTCGCGCTGTATGCCCTGGTTACGCTGTATCCGCTGATCTGGCTGTTCCTCAGCGCCTTCAAGACGAACGACGAATTCCACTCGAAGCCGTTCGGCCTTCCCGGACAGTGGTCATTCGACAACTTCGGCCGGGCCTGGGAGGTGTCGGCGATGGGGACGTCGATCGTGAACTCGCTGCTCGTTACGGTGCTGGCTCTGGTGCTGACGCTGGTCTTCGGAGCCCTGGCCGCTTTCGCGCTGGCGCGGTTCGAGTTCCGGCTGAAAGGGTTCTGGATGGGGCTATTCCTGCTCGGGATGCTCATTCCGGTGCACAGCACGCTCGTGCCGCTGTTTATTCTTATGAAAAAAACGAACCTGCTCGACACCTACGCCGCGCTCGTGCTGCCGTATGCCGCCTTCGAGCTGCCCCTGGCGGTGTTCGTCATCGCTGCCTTCCTGACGTCGATCCCGAAGGAGATCGAGGAGGCGGCGCTGATCGACGGAACGGGGTACTGGGGCATCTTCCTGCGGATGATGCTGCCCCTCTCGCTGCCGGCGCTGTCGACCGTGGCGATCCTCGGGTTCCTGCGGTTCTGGAACGACTTCGCCTTCGCGCTCGTCTTCATCTCGAAGCCCGCGCTGAAGACGGTGCCGCTCAGTCTCTCGGTGTTCGCCACAGGCTATTCGACAGATTACAAGCTGACGATGGCAGCGCTTTCGATTGCCGTCCTGCCTACGATTCTCGCCTTCCTCCTGTTCCAGGAGCAGATCATGAAGGGGATGACCGCCGGGGCCGTCAAGGGCTAA
- a CDS encoding AIM24 family protein encodes MHIDTDGGGSEGQTAAVRLDAGEACLVLRPDQIIAYQGAPQGREDRFLNPSGMYRKKLWVESRLSGPARFVLGVPPGYYLKTLELQEESSLLFDMEHVLFYSENLRLQSRLLHTKEAFVSRDWVRMKFSGGGTLGLVSSGPLCGLTLHPEQPVYVDTGCLVAYPEETKLRLCVYGNTLASQRMNYQWEITGTGSILVQPAGERGRGGGPLKRESLLRRVLREVLPFGSVWIK; translated from the coding sequence TTGCATATCGATACTGACGGCGGGGGAAGCGAGGGACAGACGGCCGCCGTCCGGCTGGATGCCGGAGAAGCCTGCCTTGTGCTGCGGCCGGATCAGATTATCGCATACCAGGGGGCGCCGCAGGGAAGGGAAGACCGTTTTCTGAATCCCTCCGGCATGTACCGCAAGAAGCTCTGGGTCGAATCCCGGTTGTCGGGTCCGGCCCGTTTTGTGCTGGGCGTCCCCCCGGGCTATTATCTGAAGACGCTGGAGCTGCAAGAGGAGAGTTCCCTGCTGTTCGATATGGAGCATGTGCTGTTTTACAGTGAGAATCTCCGCCTGCAGAGCCGGCTGCTGCATACCAAAGAAGCGTTCGTCTCCAGGGACTGGGTGCGGATGAAGTTCTCCGGCGGCGGGACACTGGGCCTCGTTTCGAGCGGTCCGCTCTGCGGGCTGACCCTGCATCCGGAGCAGCCGGTGTATGTGGATACGGGCTGTCTCGTTGCTTATCCGGAAGAAACGAAGCTGCGGCTGTGCGTCTACGGCAATACGCTGGCTTCCCAGCGCATGAACTACCAGTGGGAGATCACCGGCACGGGAAGCATCCTGGTTCAGCCGGCCGGGGAGAGGGGCCGCGGGGGCGGTCCGTTGAAGCGGGAATCCCTGCTGCGCCGCGTGCTGCGCGAGGTGCTGCCTTTCGGCAGCGTATGGATCAAGTAA
- a CDS encoding amino acid ABC transporter ATP-binding protein — translation MIKFHDVNKHYGAFHVLKDINLTIGQGEVVVVIGPSGSGKSTLLRCINRLETISDGELTVDDVKINDKRTDINQLRRNIGMVFQHFNLYPHRTVLENITLAPMKVLGVSRQEAETTAMHYLTKVGIPEKAKVYPSQLSGGQQQRVAIARGLAMKPKIMLFDEPTSALDPEMIGEVLDVMRDLAKEGMTMVVVTHEMGFAREVADRVVFMDQGQILETSAPKDFFENPREERARTFLSRLLHH, via the coding sequence ATGATAAAGTTCCACGATGTGAACAAGCACTACGGCGCATTTCACGTGCTCAAGGACATTAACCTTACCATAGGTCAAGGGGAAGTGGTCGTCGTCATCGGTCCTTCGGGCTCCGGCAAGAGTACGCTGCTGCGGTGCATCAACCGTCTGGAGACGATCTCGGACGGTGAGCTCACGGTGGATGACGTGAAGATTAATGACAAGCGTACGGATATCAACCAGCTGCGCCGCAATATCGGCATGGTGTTCCAGCATTTCAACCTCTACCCGCACCGGACGGTGCTCGAGAACATCACCTTGGCACCGATGAAAGTGCTGGGGGTCTCCCGCCAGGAAGCCGAGACGACCGCGATGCATTATCTGACCAAAGTCGGGATCCCGGAGAAGGCGAAGGTGTACCCGTCCCAGCTGTCCGGCGGACAGCAGCAGCGTGTGGCCATTGCCCGCGGGCTGGCGATGAAGCCGAAGATCATGCTCTTCGACGAGCCGACGTCGGCGCTGGACCCCGAGATGATCGGTGAGGTTCTGGACGTCATGCGGGACCTGGCGAAGGAAGGGATGACGATGGTGGTCGTGACCCACGAGATGGGCTTTGCCCGCGAAGTGGCCGACCGGGTCGTATTCATGGACCAGGGACAGATTCTGGAGACTTCCGCGCCGAAGGACTTTTTCGAGAATCCGCGTGAGGAGCGGGCAC
- a CDS encoding CAP-associated domain-containing protein, whose product MNKRWMSYALPAVLSISSVLSLAATACAATPAAFSDTRNHWSADAVKWAVGSGIVDGYEDGTFRPNQTVSEPEFLAMLLRAYPSSQLTSTSSGSPWYTPYYDYAKKMNWPLLGSPDRQSYNRGHVARLIAGTQQGTALSLNDSIRFLLDQGLSQGKSSATVQGYAAADPLSRAEAVQFIRNLKGSVSGLKAAQPTPGGTAPEASAAAVSVRGIAIGDSEASVLSKLGQPARKDASGYAGMQWYIYNGDYSRYVQVGISGGKVTGLYAPGGWTTNKGLTDGVSRTEIQNVYGQPLSYILKGNTRFMNNYGEGEYGTYEDAGAYVTFFYDVHQEGEVTGVLVIDRSTELALASFYPQGSDTLARAFERQSFDLANAARVRLGLQPFAWDEGAAGTARAHSADMAAKGYFDHTNPAGQSPFDRMEAAGLSYSSAAENIAAGQTSAIHAHHGWMNSAGHRKNLLSGITRLGVGVAFGGKMSVYYTQNFLTP is encoded by the coding sequence ATGAATAAACGATGGATGTCTTATGCGCTTCCCGCTGTCCTGAGTATCTCGTCGGTCCTGTCCCTTGCGGCCACTGCCTGCGCTGCCACTCCGGCAGCCTTCTCCGATACAAGAAACCATTGGAGCGCCGATGCGGTCAAATGGGCGGTCGGCAGCGGGATCGTCGACGGCTACGAGGACGGCACGTTCCGTCCGAACCAGACCGTGTCGGAGCCTGAATTCCTTGCGATGCTCCTGCGCGCCTACCCGAGCAGCCAGCTGACTTCTACCTCGTCCGGCTCGCCCTGGTATACGCCTTATTATGATTATGCGAAAAAGATGAACTGGCCGCTGCTCGGCAGCCCCGACCGCCAGAGCTATAACCGCGGGCATGTCGCCCGGCTTATCGCCGGCACCCAGCAGGGCACCGCGCTGAGCTTGAACGATTCGATCCGCTTCCTGCTCGACCAGGGCCTGTCGCAGGGCAAGAGCAGCGCCACCGTGCAGGGCTATGCCGCGGCCGATCCGCTGTCCCGGGCCGAAGCGGTCCAGTTCATCCGCAACCTGAAGGGCAGCGTATCCGGGCTGAAAGCCGCCCAGCCAACTCCCGGAGGGACTGCGCCCGAAGCCTCCGCCGCCGCCGTCTCCGTGCGGGGAATCGCCATTGGCGACAGCGAAGCTTCCGTGCTGAGCAAGCTCGGCCAGCCGGCCCGCAAAGATGCCAGCGGCTACGCCGGGATGCAGTGGTACATCTACAACGGCGATTACAGCCGGTACGTGCAGGTGGGGATCAGCGGCGGCAAGGTGACCGGCCTGTATGCCCCAGGCGGCTGGACGACGAATAAGGGACTCACGGACGGCGTCTCGCGAACCGAGATCCAGAACGTCTACGGCCAGCCCCTCTCCTACATCCTGAAGGGCAACACCCGCTTCATGAACAACTACGGTGAAGGAGAGTACGGCACCTATGAGGATGCGGGCGCCTACGTCACCTTCTTCTATGACGTGCATCAGGAAGGCGAGGTGACGGGCGTTCTCGTCATCGACCGTTCGACCGAGCTGGCGCTGGCGTCCTTCTATCCGCAGGGCAGCGATACGCTCGCCCGTGCCTTCGAGCGGCAGAGCTTCGACCTGGCGAATGCCGCCCGCGTCCGGCTGGGGCTGCAGCCGTTTGCCTGGGATGAGGGTGCCGCCGGCACCGCCCGCGCGCACAGTGCCGATATGGCCGCCAAGGGCTACTTCGACCACACGAATCCCGCCGGGCAGAGCCCGTTCGACCGGATGGAAGCGGCCGGCCTCTCCTACAGCAGCGCCGCGGAGAACATCGCCGCCGGCCAGACCAGCGCCATCCATGCCCATCACGGCTGGATGAACTCGGCCGGCCACCGCAAGAATCTGCTCAGCGGCATCACCCGCCTCGGGGTAGGCGTGGCCTTCGGCGGGAAGATGAGCGTGTACTACACGCAGAACTTCCTGACGCCCTGA
- a CDS encoding MHYT domain-containing protein produces MEHLQGTYSLPLVLLSFIIAVFTSYCAVELCCRLWQVQARMKAVRIALGSLTLGLGFWSMHFVGLLALRLPIEVRYNAPYIFISMLLPVAAVLAGLSVLTDGHPSRIKLAAAGVFMTLAVCGMHYVGMTSMIMPAEIRYDPVIVLVSCVFAGGVSFASIYLLQRRRGRGKGPPGLRARIASSLLFGALLAAMHYTGMSAASYEAYPAAPLLPDPDAGFSEVVLATCVGAASLLLVLVVSGGQMMDRRFALRLAEQSRQRYDSIFEHNPDMVCLFDLKGQLLRVNPAAERITGYNREMFLSRSFTSLLNRRDAARVRACFARVLEGTPQTIECTLRHRSGRKIHLSTTIVPMVAGGRIVDIYTISKDITEQKESERLLVQAKMEAERAARVNSEFLAVMSHEIRTPLNGILAMSDLLLESDLEGEPREYAKIINRSGTALLSVIGDVLDFSKMEYGTVSLKREAFSLHACMEESLGLFAPQTQQRELELRCEWDERLPAQLFGDEGRLRQVLINLIGNAVKFTERGEIRVSVRERRREGERVELEFAVRDTGTGIPEEALPNLFQPFYQHASSAKKHGGTGLGLAISKRIVELMGGTIRVESVPGEGAEFLFTVQMQTASAPAAVELGRSG; encoded by the coding sequence ATGGAACACCTGCAAGGGACGTACAGCCTTCCTCTGGTTCTCCTCTCTTTCATCATCGCAGTGTTCACCTCTTACTGCGCGGTAGAGCTATGCTGCCGCCTGTGGCAGGTGCAGGCGAGGATGAAAGCGGTACGGATTGCGCTCGGCTCCCTGACGCTGGGTCTCGGTTTTTGGTCAATGCATTTTGTGGGGCTGCTGGCACTTCGGCTGCCCATAGAAGTTCGCTATAACGCACCCTATATTTTTATTTCCATGCTCCTGCCGGTAGCGGCCGTCCTGGCCGGCTTGTCCGTGCTCACGGACGGCCATCCTTCGCGGATCAAGCTGGCGGCAGCAGGCGTGTTCATGACCCTGGCGGTCTGCGGCATGCACTATGTCGGGATGACCTCCATGATTATGCCGGCCGAGATCCGCTACGACCCTGTCATCGTCCTGGTGTCCTGCGTGTTCGCAGGAGGCGTCTCCTTCGCCTCCATCTATCTGCTGCAGCGCCGGCGGGGACGGGGAAAAGGACCTCCGGGACTGCGGGCGCGGATCGCCTCCTCGCTGCTGTTCGGCGCCCTGCTGGCGGCCATGCATTACACCGGCATGAGTGCGGCCTCGTACGAAGCTTATCCGGCGGCTCCGCTGCTGCCCGACCCTGATGCCGGCTTCAGCGAGGTCGTGCTGGCGACCTGTGTGGGAGCGGCGTCGCTGCTGCTTGTGCTGGTTGTCTCGGGCGGCCAGATGATGGACCGGCGGTTCGCCCTGCGGCTCGCGGAGCAAAGCCGTCAGCGGTACGATTCGATCTTCGAGCATAACCCGGACATGGTGTGCCTCTTCGACCTGAAGGGCCAGCTGCTTCGCGTGAATCCTGCGGCCGAGCGCATTACGGGCTACAACCGCGAGATGTTCCTGAGCCGCTCCTTCACTTCGCTGCTGAACCGCAGGGATGCCGCCCGGGTGCGCGCCTGCTTCGCCCGGGTGCTGGAGGGAACGCCCCAGACGATCGAATGCACGCTGCGGCACAGGAGCGGGCGCAAAATTCACTTGAGCACCACGATCGTCCCCATGGTGGCCGGCGGACGGATAGTGGATATTTATACGATCTCCAAGGACATTACGGAGCAGAAGGAATCGGAGCGGCTCCTGGTCCAGGCCAAGATGGAAGCGGAACGGGCCGCGAGGGTCAACAGTGAATTCCTGGCGGTCATGAGCCACGAGATCCGGACGCCGCTCAACGGGATTCTCGCGATGAGCGATCTGCTGCTGGAATCGGATCTGGAGGGAGAACCGCGGGAATACGCCAAAATCATCAATAGGAGCGGAACCGCACTGCTGTCGGTCATCGGCGACGTGCTCGACTTCTCCAAGATGGAGTACGGCACGGTCTCTCTGAAGCGGGAAGCCTTCTCTCTTCACGCCTGTATGGAGGAGAGCCTCGGCTTGTTCGCCCCGCAGACCCAGCAGCGGGAGCTGGAGCTCCGCTGCGAGTGGGATGAGCGGCTGCCGGCGCAGCTCTTCGGGGATGAAGGAAGGCTGCGCCAGGTTCTGATCAATCTGATCGGCAATGCCGTGAAGTTCACCGAGCGCGGCGAGATCCGGGTCTCCGTCCGCGAGCGGCGGCGGGAAGGGGAGCGGGTGGAGCTGGAGTTTGCGGTGCGCGATACGGGGACGGGGATCCCGGAAGAAGCGCTGCCGAACCTCTTCCAGCCCTTCTACCAGCATGCCTCCTCCGCCAAGAAGCACGGCGGTACGGGACTCGGGCTCGCGATCTCGAAGCGGATTGTGGAGCTCATGGGCGGGACGATCCGGGTGGAGTCGGTGCCCGGCGAGGGCGCCGAGTTCCTGTTCACGGTTCAGATGCAGACCGCTTCCGCTCCGGCCGCCGTCGAACTGGGCCGCAGCGGCTGA
- a CDS encoding Gfo/Idh/MocA family protein — MSKVRIGVIGAGSISEAHLSAYVQNPHVELAAVCDQKGDRARAAADRFQAKRVYTDYRELLADKDIDAVSICTWNDTHGEISIAALEAGKHVLCEKPLCTSVEQALEVEAAVRRTGRLLQVGFVRRYGTNTKVLRRFIDAGDLGEIYYAKASYLRRLGNPGGWFADRERSGGGPLLDIGVHVIDLCWYLMGRPKVKSVTGNVYTKLGNRSNVGNLSFYQAADYDAALNTVEDMANALIRFENGASLMVDVSFTLHAKQDEVTVKLYGDRGGAEVEPELCIVTEKHDTILNVSPQIDERTFDFMGGFRSEIDYFVECCLGRAELIAPVEDGVELTKIVSAIYESAAKGREVVF, encoded by the coding sequence GTGAGCAAAGTACGGATCGGGGTCATCGGAGCGGGTTCCATCTCCGAGGCGCATCTCAGCGCTTATGTGCAGAATCCGCATGTCGAATTGGCGGCCGTCTGCGATCAAAAAGGGGACCGGGCCAGGGCCGCTGCGGACCGCTTCCAAGCGAAGCGGGTGTACACGGATTACCGCGAGCTGCTGGCCGACAAGGACATCGACGCCGTCAGCATCTGTACGTGGAACGATACCCACGGGGAGATCTCTATTGCGGCGCTCGAAGCCGGCAAGCATGTGCTCTGCGAGAAGCCGCTGTGCACGAGTGTGGAGCAGGCGCTGGAGGTGGAGGCGGCGGTCCGCCGGACGGGCAGGCTGCTGCAGGTCGGCTTCGTCAGGCGGTACGGGACGAACACGAAGGTGCTCCGGCGCTTCATCGATGCGGGGGACCTCGGGGAGATCTACTATGCGAAGGCTTCGTATCTGCGCAGGCTCGGCAACCCCGGGGGGTGGTTCGCGGACCGCGAACGCTCGGGCGGCGGGCCGCTGCTCGACATCGGCGTGCACGTGATCGACTTGTGCTGGTATCTCATGGGCCGGCCGAAGGTGAAGTCGGTGACGGGGAACGTGTACACGAAGCTCGGCAACCGTTCGAATGTCGGGAACCTGAGCTTCTACCAGGCAGCCGATTACGATGCGGCACTGAACACGGTAGAGGATATGGCGAACGCGCTGATCCGCTTCGAGAACGGAGCGTCACTGATGGTCGATGTGTCGTTCACCCTGCACGCGAAGCAGGACGAAGTGACGGTGAAGCTGTACGGCGACCGGGGCGGAGCGGAAGTGGAGCCGGAGCTCTGCATCGTGACCGAGAAGCACGACACGATCCTGAACGTGTCACCGCAGATCGATGAGCGGACCTTCGATTTCATGGGCGGCTTCCGCAGCGAGATCGACTACTTCGTGGAATGCTGCCTCGGCCGGGCGGAGCTCATCGCGCCGGTAGAGGATGGCGTCGAGCTGACCAAGATCGTCAGCGCGATCTACGAGTCGGCGGCGAAGGGCCGGGAAGTGGTCTTTTAA
- a CDS encoding sugar phosphate isomerase/epimerase family protein, protein MTGRLTNKIGVIVDSFGIGVREGLKKAHEVGAEGVQIYAVSGEMDPANLSAQDRRELRSYIASLGLEISALCGDLAGHGFQDAGANPAKVEKSKRILDLALDLGTKVVTTHIGIVPHEEADPAVYHSMQTACEELGQYATKCGAYFAIETGPEPAAHLKAFLDTLSTKGVSVNFDPANMVMVTGDDPVQGVYLLKDYIVHTHVKDGIRYREIDPRQVYGALGYEGMDHEKIAEMVASGEFFREVPLGEGRVPFDAYFAALQDIGYEGYLTIEREVGDRPEADIRKAVEFIRGYR, encoded by the coding sequence ATGACAGGCAGGCTTACGAACAAAATCGGCGTGATTGTCGACAGCTTCGGTATAGGCGTACGGGAAGGTTTGAAAAAAGCGCACGAGGTCGGAGCCGAAGGCGTGCAGATCTACGCGGTCTCCGGGGAGATGGACCCGGCGAATCTTTCGGCGCAGGACCGCCGCGAGCTGCGCAGCTATATCGCATCGCTGGGCCTCGAGATCTCCGCGCTGTGCGGAGACCTCGCCGGGCACGGCTTCCAGGACGCGGGGGCGAATCCGGCCAAGGTCGAGAAGTCGAAGCGTATTCTGGACCTGGCTCTTGATCTCGGCACGAAGGTCGTGACGACGCATATCGGCATCGTGCCGCATGAGGAAGCGGACCCCGCGGTCTATCACAGCATGCAGACCGCGTGTGAGGAGCTCGGGCAGTATGCGACGAAGTGCGGTGCTTATTTTGCCATCGAGACGGGACCGGAGCCGGCGGCGCACCTGAAGGCGTTCCTGGATACGCTGAGTACGAAAGGCGTGTCGGTCAATTTTGACCCGGCCAACATGGTGATGGTGACGGGAGACGATCCCGTGCAGGGCGTCTATCTGCTCAAGGATTATATTGTACATACGCATGTGAAGGACGGCATCCGGTACAGAGAGATCGATCCCCGGCAGGTGTACGGCGCGCTCGGCTATGAAGGCATGGACCACGAGAAGATCGCGGAGATGGTCGCCTCCGGCGAGTTCTTCCGGGAGGTGCCGCTCGGGGAGGGGCGCGTGCCGTTCGATGCTTATTTCGCGGCGCTGCAGGACATCGGGTATGAAGGGTACCTGACGATCGAGCGGGAAGTGGGGGACCGGCCGGAAGCCGACATCCGGAAGGCCGTCGAGTTTATCCGGGGATACCGGTAG
- a CDS encoding carbonic anhydrase, giving the protein MLQRKWLPLLLSASLALALSACGANSVAPAEPSKAETPAPKTEAPKKTETTHAAHWSYEGNTGPAHWAELDQTFAACANGTEQSPVDIELTQTKVDKTAVQVELHYQPSAFTLMNNGHTIQANAAAGNGNTITVDGTDYTLAQMHFHHPSENQINGKNFEMEGHLVHKNKDGGLAVVGFLMTAGKENKPLAEMWSKLPKQETKEDVKLEQPVDLPGLVPSTAHAFRYEGSLTTPPCSEHVKWIVLADPIEVSKEQIEAFAAIFPDNHRPVQPLNQRTVVSN; this is encoded by the coding sequence GTGCTTCAACGAAAATGGCTTCCCCTTCTGCTGTCCGCCTCGCTGGCCCTGGCCCTGAGCGCCTGCGGCGCCAACTCCGTCGCTCCTGCCGAACCCTCCAAAGCGGAGACCCCTGCCCCAAAGACGGAAGCACCAAAAAAGACCGAAACCACCCATGCCGCTCATTGGTCTTATGAAGGCAATACGGGTCCTGCCCACTGGGCCGAGCTGGATCAAACCTTCGCCGCCTGTGCGAACGGAACGGAGCAGTCGCCCGTCGACATCGAACTGACGCAGACGAAGGTCGACAAGACAGCCGTTCAGGTGGAGCTGCATTATCAGCCTTCCGCCTTCACTCTGATGAACAACGGGCATACGATCCAGGCCAATGCCGCTGCAGGCAACGGCAATACGATCACGGTAGACGGGACCGATTACACGCTCGCCCAGATGCACTTCCACCACCCGAGCGAAAATCAGATCAACGGGAAAAACTTCGAAATGGAAGGCCACCTTGTGCACAAGAACAAAGACGGCGGCCTGGCTGTAGTCGGCTTCCTGATGACTGCAGGCAAAGAAAACAAGCCCCTCGCCGAGATGTGGTCGAAGCTGCCGAAGCAGGAGACGAAGGAAGATGTCAAGCTGGAGCAGCCGGTCGACCTGCCGGGCCTCGTTCCGTCCACGGCCCATGCTTTCCGCTACGAGGGCTCCCTGACGACGCCTCCATGCTCCGAGCACGTGAAGTGGATCGTGCTGGCCGACCCGATCGAAGTATCCAAGGAACAGATCGAAGCATTCGCCGCGATCTTCCCGGATAACCACCGCCCCGTCCAGCCGCTCAACCAGCGCACCGTCGTGAGCAACTAA